The genomic interval GGACCTTGGGTTCACTGTtggtcgagtggagtgttaactcctcgatattttggtatactcgagtattaccctcttTGTTAttgtgaggtgttcgggcccggtaagggggtgacCGGTGGAAGGAATGTGGTGTAAAGTGGAAATCTACGGTTTGttcttctcttcaaaggttgatgTAGTGTCAACGGGTttgagatcaagtacggcaagtggaaagtggctcttgagagccaattgtatccttttatatTGTCTTGTTTCCTTATGAGCTTTGGATAACTATGTGAGAGTATGTGTTTACTTGTGTGTCTTGTTGGTACCCCACGAGCGTAAGCTTACCCtcgttattttgttttccttacaggaatcaTTTTGAGATCGTGTTTGAGAAAACGAGTTCAACTAGTTAGgcattttgttcttttgtatagctcctcgattaTTGGGGAAACCCTAACTGTAACCGATCAAAcattctcttttgatttgtacTTGTAACACTATACCTTTGAGAAGGTGTTCTGTTatgttatatgatgtatatacTACATGGTATGTTTCTACAACATTGGTTTATAGGCTCCTTGTGTTTTGGTCAGAATTTCAAACAAATATGGAGTTGCGCAAAATAGGAAAAAAACCTTGACCTGGGTGCTGTTCAtcaaatccggccaagaatccggccaagttctggccggatacctggccggatatgcaggggagaaagaaaaaaattttgggtttggCCTCTGGCCTGCATCCGGCCAGTTTTCGGCTGGATTACCGGCCAGATTGACAGGGGTATTGATCCCTTTTGGTTTTGGCCACTGCTTCCTATCTGGCCAAGAATTCGACCGAAAATCCGGCCGGATAGTAAAGTGGCCGGCACTGTTCATCTGCGGCAAATTTTGTTTCTTCGTTTTCTTGGAATTTCTCTTGCAAGTTAGATAGGTTTTGTATGTTTCGTCTCCATAGTCCTgtcgagagctgggcaggcggtccgtcgaaccctttggttcaccttaaggggaggtggggctgtcacagttggtatcagagcctaggtttgagtTAATCTGGGCAAACTAGGACCTGATTTTTAGATCCGTAGGGATTTGTGTTCGCATATGAATCAGTGCTATCATATCATCTAAGTGATCATTTATGGATCTCTTATAGGTTATGGACGGAGCTAGTGGGAGCGGACGAATGCTCTTCGAGAGCAATTGCACGTAGTGGAGGCTCCGGGTGTTGGGGCACCTGGAGAAGGAGTCACGCCCAGTACTAGTCATGGGAGTGAATTCGTGGGCTCAGTTGGGAACTAGATTAGAGTTCCTTGGGCCGTGTTTTGACCCCGTGTGTGGGGTACCTAGGATGATAGTTGCTGTTAACTGTTTGGCCTTTTGACCAAGGGTGTATAGTGAACTTTTGAAAGATCCCTTTTGTTCCATAGGATTTTCCCTTGTATATATTTGACTGAATTGCTGTATGACTGTTTGCTActgttatgtgttctatgtatATATGCTCTATGTGTTTAAATTCCTTATGTGGTATTTGTTTTGGTTAAGTGTTCATGTTTATATTAAGTGAAGGGTTGCGTGCCCTTTAACGTTATACGTATATTTTAACCTTAGATTGATTTCGATCGATGCagggcactcgtagtggtcgaggccgtggacgtgGTGGTAGGCAATCCACGACTGATAGGGATACTAGGGAAACCATGTtagaaccaaaccctgaaccccAAATTGATCCCAACGCTCAGgtagccgctgctatccagCGGATGACTGATCTTCTAGCACATGTCGTACAACAATAGGGGCACAACCCTAACCCACCCGTCGGGAATCCCGGAAACCCTGAAAATCATGTAGAGAGCGAGGATCGAACTCTCaaaaggtttcaaaaattttccccACCGAAGTTtcttggagggcccgatccaGACGTGGCCGAATagtggttggagaagatgatagaCATTTTTGCTGCTCTACACTATTCAGAAGAGAGGCAAGTTACTTTTACGGTCTTTCAACTAGAAGGGGccgcccgttcttggtggaatatcataCGAACCAAATGGGAGAGAGAGCAGACACCAAGAACGTGGGTGAACTTCGTAAGGGAGTTTAACGCCAAGTACTTCCCGCCTttgatccaggaaaagaaggaagacgagttcatccgacttcgccaaggcACCCAATCAGTGgccgagtacgagagccagtttacccgcttgtctaaatttgcccctgaacttATTCTGACGGAACATAGGACGGTGAGACGTTTTATTCAGGGGCTTAACGTGGAAATCCAAAAGGACTTGGATGTAGCCCAAATCACTACTTTTAGTGATGCAGTTGAGAAGGCTTTGCGAGCTGAGAACGCAAGGCTCCAAGTGAGGAACTTCCAGGTTCGCAAACGTGGGCTCTCGGGAGGTAGTTCTACTCAAGGGGATAAGAGTACCCCTCCCAAATTTGGAAGGGGAGCCGGAGGGGGATGACTTCCGGGTACAGCCAGGGGTACTTAGCCAAGAGGTGGCCAAACTGGACGAGGTCAACAGAGGAGTGCTTCCCATGAGAGCTCAGCCACTGTTTCTCGTGGCCCGTGTGGTTTCTGTGGGAAGCTAAACCATGCGGAGAacaattgttggaggaaagagAGGAAGCGCTTACGCTGTGGGAGCGCGGAGCACCAGATCGCCAATTGTCCGGTCCAATCTCGAGAGATAATAGGGACTACGCAATCATCGAAGGCTACCTCGGAACAGTCGAAAGTGGAAGGAGTGAAACCGAAGGTGCCTGCTCGGGTGTATTCTGTCGAGCAATGCCATGTCCCTGATTCGGcggaggtggtggaaggtacgattcctgtcttCCACCGTCTAGAtaggattttgatagaccccggtgccacccattcctttgttaatccTGATTTCTTGTGTGGAATTGATATCACCCCTGTTAGTTTGCTATATGATCTAGAAGTAAGTACTCCTacggtgtgagaacccgtaattttctaattttctaggctttattttatttaattgcacgccttttctgcattttctttattaggaaaattttctagataatttttatgcataaatatagtttttaaattagttttctagtattagttagtttttgagaaattaagagtgaataccgGATGTGGTACCCGCTAGTGCAGTAAGTGCGgtaaattcggccaattaggttaagttttgtatagcGGGAgtaatttactaggtgctaagagataattagaggtttcctagatggattagtataggagagacaaaaggataattatcaaccaaaaaggtgacaagtgtcaccttgtgatttaatcttggactttgaccactattcatgcactttactaatatcccaaaattgataaaaaatcttCATTTGCTTCACTCTTGTGGCCGACTCTctcaagaaggaaaagaaaggaaaccttcaactctcttgctctcaatcttgctcaatcttctaATTCAACCGATCAaacttgaaattactccataaaaccccttAGCTAAGTAGTATTGAGGTAGTTAgtggagtggtttggaaggGAGAAGTGCTAAGTTGTCTCTTTCCTTgagttggtaaggtgagtagctaaggaatgCTTTCTTTAGTCGTGTTAatgttgaattagtgatttgtGTTAGTtaaagaggtgattttgtgggttatttcatgacttttagtAGCGATTGatgaattgttatttttattcataatttttctgtttttaaatGTTTaatgttggttggccatggatgatggcttggtatGGTTTAGAATGAACTTATGGAGTGCTAATtgtagctatttgcggaaaatttcggttttgtgcggaaatttcagctttagggttCCACTTTTCCCTGTTCTGTTCGGTTTTctttgagcatgttagaggccgaatcaggattaggttaaaatatgaaagttttagaaaatgatgttaactagctgcctacaaaatttcagctcaatcggagtaggGTATcttatgaaatgacaaaattacccctgctgccctgtttctgtcaaaaatgataatcagcctgtgtaagtggttagtttgaccaggaatattactgAATTGGGTGTCGGTGTCtgcttaagaattatagccttgtatcttagctttcaaatggattttGAATTAcatgaatcggagttgtgtgtgctgagatatgattgaatgaatcaggactactagttgaatttcacagtgagcttcgaactggtaAATCTGGGTTGTTTTgctaaatttgacctagttagggtgagatgGACTAAGTAGTTTGCATCAAAGTTATATCcctctatcttagcttcgaaacggtataacttgcacttcaatccaataagcgtagtttcggttatgtctgatacgctaagtagcggtgaatctgcctttttggtttcttagcttaaagctcatttgcggtcattttcctagctaaatcttgtacttgaatgactttgagcctattgaatggctgttgtgatgaatttatattgtgtatgactttgggattgattgagaaaaataatgaagccataaatggctggaaaataggtacatacaaagggcgtgctgcccaaatttacactcgaggattaggtaacgatttgagagtgaataccatatgaaccatctaggatatttgcgtcctcttttatcgaggtatataagttcgaATCTGGCCAAAACTTGTgcacttggaaaaatgaaatttccgactaatagaaatacgttttcttcatttcttcgactcaaatggatatttcaaagttttacgagcgaacataagttttccaaatattttactcatgtcctttggtttaaatgtactcttttcacttccaaaatcatatttatactttgtactagtagtatttgaattgacttcgattcacctaacttttgctggaggaactgtaatattttctcttgattaaccttagggttcatcggtgattgagagtgttacccgGAAAGATATTCTGGATGTTATTTCGCCTTAaatggtgagtgtaccactcccctgaattgttgtttaattggttcatctatacttgaaatgtgtgacatggataactatgaactctgttattctgaaagagacgagggtgtactttatcacactcgttctcttgcctgaaCTGAATGagctggaatctattacttgtgtgacgccccgaaaagtataagtgtgtgaatccggaaattttctaattttctagggtttatttttttaatcgcccgtcttttctacattttctttattagaaaaattccccagataaagtttatgagcaaagatagttttaaaatgattttcatagtatcggatagtttttgagaaattaagagcgtattttgaacgtgggacccactagtgcgaaaagttcggaaaaattcgaccaattaggttaagttttggatactggttgacatttatcgggtgttaagagataagtggaggatgagatgtgattgatgtgagagagacttaaaggatagaaatgctttaaatgtagtgacaagtgtcacttggtgaatggtggcacttgtaggacaactattcattttcttgacttttgaccaattgcttaaatatctcaaaaatcacacaaaattcattcttgtcttcaacttcttggccggctctctctctaggaaaagaaagaaaacgtctccaattttcaagcttccatctagtgcaaatcatccaaaccaattgcttaaatttgtttctactccataaaatccctccatttggtgctagtaagtgattttgtggaagtgttcaaggaagctaaggtgtcctacaactctccctctcttgtttactagctgagtggtgattgaccttccccctacacttaatgaagcttaagttgtgcttagtggtagctaaagtgatgaattgtggtttatttcttggtttgagatgaattggtgaagtttttaatttattgatgattttgctggtttaatttgatcatgatgttgtggttatctatgatggttggtaatgaagggtaatgactctagtaggtgtacatgattggtaattgcaagcaattttgggtttggaaggaatttgagaaagttagggttttatatccccaattctggccg from Coffea eugenioides isolate CCC68of unplaced genomic scaffold, Ceug_1.0 ScVebR1_2339;HRSCAF=3352, whole genome shotgun sequence carries:
- the LOC113756445 gene encoding uncharacterized protein LOC113756445, producing MIDIFAALHYSEERQVTFTVFQLEGAARSWWNIIRTKWEREQTPRTWVNFVREFNAKYFPPLIQEKKEDEFIRLRQGTQSVAETVRRFIQGLNVEIQKDLDVAQITTFSDAVEKALRAENARLQVRNFQRSASHESSATVSRGPCGFCGKLNHAENNCWRKERKRLRCGSAEHQIANCPVQSREIIGTTQSSKATSEQSKVEGVKPKVPARVYSVEQCHVPDSAEVVEGTIPVFHRLDRILIDPGATHSFVNPDFLCGIDITPVSLLYDLEVSTPTV